The window GACAAGGGCGCGGCAAAGTCCACGCAGTCGGAAGAAAAGATGCAGCCCGGCGGCGCCAAGAGCCAGCGCGCTCAGGACGAGATGAAGGCCGGGCAAAAGGGTGAAAAATCGGCCCAGGAAAATATGAAAGGCGAAAAGTCGAAGAGCATGAGCTCCGAGAACGATAACGCCAAGGGCGCCAAGGACATGAAGTCCGAAGGTCGCGACAGCAAGATGAATGCCCAGGGCCAGGGCCGCGAGGATCGCAACACCGCCCAGGGCCGCGAGGATCGCAACACGGCGCAGGGTCGCGAGGGCCGCGACACCAACATGAATGCGGAGACCAAGAGCGGCGCTTCGACCACGACCACCGGCCAGGTCGGCGCCAGCGCCAAGCTTCCGCCCGAGCAGCGCACCAAGATCACGAGCGTGATCAAGGAGCAGCACGTTCAGCCGGTGACCAACGTCAACTTTGAGATCCGGCCCGGCGTGCGCATTCCGCGCGAGCGTGACGTGAAGTTCTATCCGCTTCCGCGGGAAGTCGTGACGATTTACCCGCAGTGGCGCGGATATGAGTACATCCTCGTCAAGGACAAGATCGTGGTGGTGGACCCGCGGACGTACGAGATCGTGGACGTGCTTGACGTCTAAATCTTGCAGGCAGTTGCGGGTTCGGGGCGGGCAGAAATGCCCGCCCCTTTTGCCGTGGCATCGCGGCCGGTCCGGATGACCCCGTGGGCCATCCCTAAACATTGGTTAATGCGTGTTATCCACAGCTTCTGCGCCGCTTTTTGCAAGCCGGATGAGGCATTTGAGCGCTGTGCCGGGCGCCCTAAAGGCTTCCCCTTGGCGCTGTAGTTACCTATAACCGCGCCACCTATAGCCCCATTGCCGGGATCTGGATGGCCAAGCCTTCTACTGACAAGACGTCTGCCGATACGATTTACGTGCTCAACGGCCCGAACCTCAATTTGTTGGGGACCCGCGAGCCCGAGACCTATGGCCATGCGACGCTCGCCGATGTCGAGAAACTGTGCGCGGACACATCGGCGCGGTTCGGCCTCAAGGCCGATTGCCGGCAGTCCAACCGCGAAGGCGAACTGATCGATTTCATCCACGAGGCCCACGCCAAAAAGGCGGCCGGGATCATCATCAACGCCGGTGCCTATTCGCACACCTCGATCGCGCTGCATGACG is drawn from Bradyrhizobium lablabi and contains these coding sequences:
- a CDS encoding DUF1236 domain-containing protein, which encodes MTTRFMISVAAAALIAGTGFANAQGTGMSREGTSSGSAVQQSAPSSPSAAPSSATPTNRNEMNRSDTPDKGAAKSTQSEEKMQPGGAKSQRAQDEMKAGQKGEKSAQENMKGEKSKSMSSENDNAKGAKDMKSEGRDSKMNAQGQGREDRNTAQGREDRNTAQGREGRDTNMNAETKSGASTTTTGQVGASAKLPPEQRTKITSVIKEQHVQPVTNVNFEIRPGVRIPRERDVKFYPLPREVVTIYPQWRGYEYILVKDKIVVVDPRTYEIVDVLDV
- the aroQ gene encoding type II 3-dehydroquinate dehydratase; translated protein: MAKPSTDKTSADTIYVLNGPNLNLLGTREPETYGHATLADVEKLCADTSARFGLKADCRQSNREGELIDFIHEAHAKKAAGIIINAGAYSHTSIALHDALVAVKIPTVEVHISNIHARENFRHHSFTAKAAFAMLSGFGIDGYRLAISGLAARIGVKAKA